In Gammaproteobacteria bacterium, the sequence TGGTTCTTTGCGGCGTCATTGCCATTACCGGTTTTCGCGGCGAGCCGGTACGCGACAAGCTGATGTAACTAAACGGCCTCGATCGGGCCGGCAAACCACCATCGGTTGCCGGCCTTGACGAGGTTAATGCAAGAACTAGAACTCCATGGCCAGCTGCACGGTAGTTGTCTTCGTGGTTTCCCCGGTACCGCCATCAGCAAGACTATAGTCGTCTTCGGTCATGCTCTCGAAAGCCAGCGTCGTCTTGTCGTAAATCGCAATGCGAACAGCGGCCAGGCTGCGCGTTTCGGGCAAGCCGAGCGCAACAGCTTCCTCGGTAGTTTGTTTGCCGGCCGCAACGGTCATCTCCATTCCGCCAACCGGAAATGAAACGGCAATTTCGGAATTGGTAGCCACCGGTTGTGCGCCTCGAGCCTGCCACGCCAGTTCTGTCACATCGAACTCGTCAGCGGCGCTTACCTGTTCAACGATAATACTTACCGGTTTATAGGCAACCTGAAGAAATGCCGAGTTGCCAGCGACATATTGAACAAGTTCAGGTGCCGCCAGGTTACCGCTAATGCCGTCTGTATCCGCTATGTTGTTGATATACCCGGCACCCACGGCAAAACTTACAGGACCTTCTTCAAGCGTATACGAAATCGCGTAGCCGTACTGGTCAGCCTCGTCATTACCCGCCAGCGCATCGCTGGCTTCAATGGTATCGCCATTAAACGTAAATCCGGACAGCGTAATACCGGCCTCTTCCATTCCTGCCTGCAACGCTGCTTCACGGATTTCGCCCAGTTCAAGCGTCAACGGATCCGAGATCATATTGCTGTCATAATGTCCAAACGGGACAAACATTCTTCCGGCAGATACGAAATAGAGGTTGTTCTTTGCATGTACCGTAATAGTTGCTTCGTCAACTTCCCATGGCTCCGTAGCCCCGTCTTCATGCAATACGAGTATATGACCATCAACAAATTCATTAAGCTTTGCATCGATGCCCAGCTCAACAGTTGCCAGCGCATAACCGCTTTCCCGCGTGCCATCATCAAACTTCACGGCACCGTATTCAGCTTCTATTACGCCGCCAATTGCTACGCTGTTCTCGGCCCACGCGTTTGATGCCGGGATTAGCCCGGCAATCATTAATATTCCTGCATACCCGTTGATAAACCTGAAATTATTCATAGCTGCTGCCTCCTGCAGGTCATCGCCGACGATGAACCCAAATTTACGCTGTTGCGACAAGATATAGTCGTTGCAAACTGAAAAAACAAGAAACCAGTCAAAATGCCACCACTCTTGTTATTGCCAGCAGCAGTAGCGCCATGATGGTCAAAGGAATCAGAAGTCGGGCAAGCAACATGGAAGGAGGAATTGGTGGGCCGTGTAGGGGTCGAACCTACGACCATCGGATTAAGAGTCCGGTGCTCTACCAACTGAGCTAACGGCCCACGGGTCTGGATTGATGTTTCAATCCACTACTGCTCCCCGCCGGGGGTGCCAAGCATAGCCGAAACTTGCTCGACAGGAAACTGGGGTGAACGATGGGACTCGAACCCACGACGACCGGAATCACAATCCGGGGCTCTACCAACTGAGCTACGCTCACCATTGTACTGCTGCTTTACTCTTGCCTCGCCCCGTTACCGGGCCGGTATAAATTATACCGGTATAGCGTATGGCGCGCCCGACAGGAATCGAACCTGTAACCTACGGCTTAGCTTACCCGCTACAGCTTTCGCTGCCGAAGCTGTTACCCGATAGTTCGGGCAGCAATTACTCCGTTTGGAGTCTGGACTATATCTTCACCATCTCAGGTGGGGCACGTATAGTCTCTACGGATCCCGGGTCGATGCTGCTGTCCCGGTTTCCTCGGTATTGCCATCGCCGTGACGCGTTAAGGTTCCACCGATACAGTGCCCTGCACTTTGCCGATTCCTGGTTCCCGGCAAAGGCTCCTAGTGGCAGTCCGTTCATTGATTTTAGCAATGACGACTTACCGCTCAAAGGCCGTTGCTCTATCCGATTGAGCTACGGGCGCATTTGGTCGGGGTGGAGGGATTCGAACCCCCGACACCCTGGTCCCAAACCAGGTGCGCTACCAGGCTGCGCTACACCCCGAATTTGCCATTATAGCCGCTCCATACTGCTGTCGCGACGCCGGCGAGGGCCGAACTATACGGATGCCGGGACAATATCACAACACCCTTGGCGCAATTATTCAGGCATGCGATTATCGCGACCCCGAGCAGGGTATTCCGGCAAAAGGTTTGGTGGTCATGACAGCAAAAATTCTCGATGGAAAACAGGTAGCAGCCGAGCTGCGCCAGGCGATCAAGCTGCGCGTGGATCAGCGACTGGCGGCAGGCAAGCGGGCACCGGGGCTCGCCGTGGTCAAGATCGGGCAGGATCCCGCATCAGAGATCTACGTGCACAACAAGCGCAACGCCTGTGCCGAGGTGGGAATCACTTCCTTCGCGCACGACCTGCCCGAAAGCACCAGCCAGGAAACGCTGCTCAACCTGATTGACGAGCTTAACGAGGACAGCCAGGTAGACGGTATCCTGATCCAGCTGCCGGCACCAAAACACATCGATCCGCAGACCATTCTTGAGCGAATTCATCCGACCAAGGATGTTGACGGGTTCCACCCCTACAATATCGGTCGCCTGGCCGTACGTATGCCCGTGCTGAGATCCTGCACACCCCGAGGCGTAATGACGCTGCTGAAACACACGGGTCAGCCCATCCGGGGGATGGATTCGGTTGTTGTCGGTGCTTCCAATATTGTGGGTCGGCCCATGTCACTGGAATTATTGCTGGCTGGCTGCACCGTCACCACCTGCCATCGCTTCACCAAGGACACGCCCAGCCATGTGCGCAATGCCGACATTGTTGTAGTTGCTGTCGGCGTTCCGGAGATGGTGAAAGGCGACTGGATCAAGCCCGGCGCGATTGTCATCGACGTCGGCATGAATCGCCTGGATGACGGCCGCCTGGTCGGTGACGTGGAATTTGAATCTGCACGCCAACACGCGTCCTGGATTACCCCGGTGCCCGGCGGTGTCGGCCCCATGACTGTCGCCACCCTCCTGGAAAATACGCTCGACGCTGCCGAGTCTCACGACCCGCTATGATCCCGCTGCACGACGACAACCCTACCGAACGGTTTCCCGTCGTCTCGGTAGCACTGATCCTGGCGTGCTCCACACTATTCCTGTACCAGGTCAGCCTCGGCGACAAGGCCGGGCACGCCCTGGTCATCGCGCTGGGATCGATCCCGGCGGTTCTGTTCGGCAAACAGATGCTGCCACCCGAGCTGGCGCTGATTCCGGTGGAAGCCACGCTGATTAGCTCGATGTTTCTGCACGGTGGCTGGATGCACTTGATCGGCAACATGCTGTACTTGTGGATTTTCGGCAACAACGTCGAAGACGCCATGTCCCGCCCGCGTTTTATCGTGTTTTACACGCTATGCGGCTTGATCGCGGCTCTCAGCCATGCCCTGCCCAATGCGAACTCGGCTATACCCATGATTGGCGCCAGCGGCGCCATTTCAGGCGTACTCGGTGGTTACCTGCTGTTGCATCCAAAAGCCCGGGTACTGGTTCTGATCCCGCTGGGTTTTGCCAGCCAATTGATTCGATTGCCGGCGATGCTGGTGCTGGCATTCTGGTTCGTTCTGCAAGTGGTCAACTCTATTCTGGCCGATTCCACCGGTGGTGGCGTAGCCTGGGGAGCGCACGTTGGCGGATTTGTCGCTGGGTTGGTTCTGCTGCCGCTCTTCAAACGGCGGTCAGTCCGGCTGTTTAATTAACAACAATCCCGCGACCACGCTCAGGCTGGCACCCCAACCAAAACCAACAAATGACTCAGGAGCTAAAGCGAGACCGGGAGCGCGGCGGGCGATTCGCAGTCGCAACTGGCTTCACAGGTAACGGACTCGGAAGCGCAGCCAGTTTCGCAGGCGGGTGGGGGCTGTGCCTGCTGGCGATCAACATTAATTCCGAAAGCATGTAACTGCCAATAATCGCCGCTAATGACAGCATCACCCCGGCAAAAATAAAGCCAATCCCGCCGAGAAAGCTCGCGTCGGTCATAATCGGGAACAAGTGTCCGAGCGGCCCAAGAATGACCGACGCCTTTTGGCCGGTAAACCAGATAAAAATAGCGCTGCCCAGGGAAATAAGTGCGACAAATGCTGCGTACGCCTCACCCACCATCCGGACCAACGTGGCGCCAAGTGGCAACATATACACGGCCCCCGGCTTATCCCTGGCAATATCCCGGGAACGAATCAGGACGACGTGGACAACCGCGTAGACGCTGACAACATAACAAAACTGATACAAAATGCCTCCGGCTATGGCCCCGGTCGCCGACAGTCCGAATATGACCTTGCCGGCGGTAAAAAATACCGCCAAAGCCGCCAGGATCAGGACGCCAATGAGGGAGCGGAGCGTATAAGCGACAGCGCGGTAAACAAAGGCACCCTCTGACAACAACCTGAGTAGCGCTGGCATGAACATAAACCGGGAAATTCGGTGCTCGGGAATCTCCGCCGCCAGGCCGGCGCTGACTTCTTTTTCAAGTTGCTGGTATCTGCTGCGGTGCATGAGTATTCCCGATATAATGCGACCCAAAAAAGTGGCCGCGTCTTGAAAAATTGTAAACCATAACCGGCGCCCAGCCACGACGTTAACAGACCACTCGTCGGGAAGTTCGTTACATGCAACAGTATCTACAACTCATGCGCCATATCCTGGCCAACGGCGCACACAAGGAGGACCGCACCGGGACCGGGACCATTAGCATTTTCGGATACCAGATGCGATATGACCTCAACAAGGGTTTCCCGGTAGTCACCACCAAAAAATTACATCTTCGCTCCATCATCCACGAATTGCTGTGGTTTCTGAGCGGCGATACCAATATTAAATACCTGAAAGACAATGGCGTCAGTATTTGGGATGAATGGGCCGATGAAAACGGGAATCTTGGCCCCGTCTACGGGTCCCAGTGGCGCAGTTGGCCGACCCCGGATGGCCGTCATATTGATCAAATCAGTCAGGTTATTGACCAACTGAAAAACAATCCCGATTCTCGACGCATTATTGTCAGCGCCTGGAACGTCGCCGAAATTGAAAACATGG encodes:
- a CDS encoding LbtU family siderophore porin, yielding MNNFRFINGYAGILMIAGLIPASNAWAENSVAIGGVIEAEYGAVKFDDGTRESGYALATVELGIDAKLNEFVDGHILVLHEDGATEPWEVDEATITVHAKNNLYFVSAGRMFVPFGHYDSNMISDPLTLELGEIREAALQAGMEEAGITLSGFTFNGDTIEASDALAGNDEADQYGYAISYTLEEGPVSFAVGAGYINNIADTDGISGNLAAPELVQYVAGNSAFLQVAYKPVSIIVEQVSAADEFDVTELAWQARGAQPVATNSEIAVSFPVGGMEMTVAAGKQTTEEAVALGLPETRSLAAVRIAIYDKTTLAFESMTEDDYSLADGGTGETTKTTTVQLAMEF
- the folD gene encoding bifunctional methylenetetrahydrofolate dehydrogenase/methenyltetrahydrofolate cyclohydrolase FolD, producing MTAKILDGKQVAAELRQAIKLRVDQRLAAGKRAPGLAVVKIGQDPASEIYVHNKRNACAEVGITSFAHDLPESTSQETLLNLIDELNEDSQVDGILIQLPAPKHIDPQTILERIHPTKDVDGFHPYNIGRLAVRMPVLRSCTPRGVMTLLKHTGQPIRGMDSVVVGASNIVGRPMSLELLLAGCTVTTCHRFTKDTPSHVRNADIVVVAVGVPEMVKGDWIKPGAIVIDVGMNRLDDGRLVGDVEFESARQHASWITPVPGGVGPMTVATLLENTLDAAESHDPL
- a CDS encoding rhomboid family intramembrane serine protease — encoded protein: MIPLHDDNPTERFPVVSVALILACSTLFLYQVSLGDKAGHALVIALGSIPAVLFGKQMLPPELALIPVEATLISSMFLHGGWMHLIGNMLYLWIFGNNVEDAMSRPRFIVFYTLCGLIAALSHALPNANSAIPMIGASGAISGVLGGYLLLHPKARVLVLIPLGFASQLIRLPAMLVLAFWFVLQVVNSILADSTGGGVAWGAHVGGFVAGLVLLPLFKRRSVRLFN
- a CDS encoding thymidylate synthase — translated: MQQYLQLMRHILANGAHKEDRTGTGTISIFGYQMRYDLNKGFPVVTTKKLHLRSIIHELLWFLSGDTNIKYLKDNGVSIWDEWADENGNLGPVYGSQWRSWPTPDGRHIDQISQVIDQLKNNPDSRRIIVSAWNVAEIENMALPPCHAFFQFYVANGTLSCQLYQRSADVFLGVPFNIASYALLTMMMAQVCGLRPGEFVHTLGDAHLYSNHLDQARRQLNREPRQLPTMKLNPEISDLFAFTYDDFELVGYDPHPAITAPVAV